The Alphaproteobacteria bacterium DNA window ACGCTGATCGGGCTCGCCATCGCCGCACCCGTCTGCGTCGTTCTCGGGGCGTTCGCCATCGCCATGCCGGGCTTTGGCCGCGCCCTGCGCTTCCTCGCCATCTGGATCGGCGACTTGAGCCCCCTGCTGATCGTCACGCTGCTGCCGATCTTCATCCTCTGGTCGGGAGTCGGTGAGGAAACCCGGATTCGCGCCGCCGCGACTGGCGCCGCGCTGGCCTTCGTCGCCGCCATGCTGGGCGTGCTGACCGCAAGCGGCATCGCCGGCCTGGTACCGGCCCTGCTGCGCGGGCTGCGCCATGCCACGTTGCTGGCGCTGCTGCTGGCGGTCGTCTGCGACATGGTGGCGGGCCGCGACGGGCTGGGGCACATGGTCCTGGCGGCGACGGCGATGCTCAACACTGCGCTGGCGATGGCGGCGACCCTGGTGATCTGGGTCGTCGGCCTGCTGGTGGCGGCGATCCTCCTCGTCGGAGAGTGGGCCGTGACTCGCGCCGTGGAGCGCGTGGCATGAACGTCGACGGCAAACCCTATCGCACGATCTGGCTGGCTGCGGACGGCCGCACCGTCGAGGTCATCGACCAGACACGGCTGCCGCACGCCTTCGAGATTCGCGCGCTACGCACGCTCGATGACGCGGCAGCGGCGATCCGCGGCATGATCGTACGCGGCGCGCCGCTGATTGGCGCGACCGCCGGCTACGGCATGGCCCTGGCGATGGCCGCTGACGGGTCGGACGCGATGCTGGGGCGCGCGTATGAGCGCCTGATGGCGACACGGCCCACTGCCGTCAATCTGCGCTGGGCGCTCGACGATCTGCGCGGTCTTCTGATGCCGCTGCCGCCGGCCCAGCGCGCCACCGCAGCCTATGCGCGGGCCGACGAAATCTGCGCCGCCGACGTCGCGGCCTGTGCGTCGATCGGCCGGCACGGCGTGCCGCTGATCGAGGCCGCGCGGCGGCGCAAGAAGCCGGGCGAGCGCATCAACGTGCTGACCCATTGCAACGCCGGCTGGCTGGCGGCGGTCGACTGGGGCACGGCCCTGGCGCCCATCTACCTGGCGCATGATCGCGGCCTCGACCTGCACGTCTGGGTCGACGAGACGCGTCCGCGCAACCAGGGCGCCGGCCTCACCGCCTTCGAGCTGGGCAAGCACGGCGTGCCACACACCGTGATCGCCGACAACACCGGCGGCCATCTGATGCAGCACGGCATGGTCGACCTCTGCATCGTCGGCACCGACCGCACCTCCAGGCGCGGCGACGTCGGCAACAAGATCGGCACCTACCTGAAGGCGCTGGCGGCGCACGACAACGGTGTGCCGTTCTACGCGGCGGTTCCCTCGCCTTCGATCGACTGGACGGTCGACGACGGCGTGCGCGACATCCCCATCGAACAGCGCGACGGCGCCGAAGTCTCGAGCATGACGGGTCGACTGCCCAGCGGCGAGATCGCCTCGGTCAGGATCGTGCCCGCGGGCACGGCGGTGGCGAACTTCGCCTTCGACGTCACGCCCGCACGGCTGGTGAGCGGCCTGATCACCGAACGCGGCGTCTGCGAGGCCAGCGCCGCCGGCCTGCTGTCGCTGTTCCCCGAACATGCCTGGGCGTCATGAGATGAAACGCCCCTCTACCGCCTTCCCCCGGAAGGCGAGAATAGGCGAGACAGCGCTGCGACGAGCGCTGATCGAAACCTGCCGCGCCATGAATGCCAGTGGCATCAACCAGGGAACATCGGGCAATGCCAGCGCGCGGCTGGACGGCCAGCGCTTCCTGATCACGCCCAGCGGTCGTGACTACGACACGATGAAGCCCGCCGATCTGCCGGTCATGACCGTGGACGGTCGCTGGACCGGCCCGAATCGGCCGTCGACCGAGTGGCGCTTCCATCGCGACATCTTCGCGGCTCGGCCGGATGTCGACGCGATCGTGCACGCGCATTCTTCGTTCGCGACGGCGCTGGCCTGCCTGCGCCTCGACCTGCCGCCGTTCCACTACATGATCGCGGTCGCCGGCGGCGATTCGATCCGCTGCGCGCCCTACGCCACGTTCGGCA harbors:
- the mtnA gene encoding S-methyl-5-thioribose-1-phosphate isomerase; protein product: MNVDGKPYRTIWLAADGRTVEVIDQTRLPHAFEIRALRTLDDAAAAIRGMIVRGAPLIGATAGYGMALAMAADGSDAMLGRAYERLMATRPTAVNLRWALDDLRGLLMPLPPAQRATAAYARADEICAADVAACASIGRHGVPLIEAARRRKKPGERINVLTHCNAGWLAAVDWGTALAPIYLAHDRGLDLHVWVDETRPRNQGAGLTAFELGKHGVPHTVIADNTGGHLMQHGMVDLCIVGTDRTSRRGDVGNKIGTYLKALAAHDNGVPFYAAVPSPSIDWTVDDGVRDIPIEQRDGAEVSSMTGRLPSGEIASVRIVPAGTAVANFAFDVTPARLVSGLITERGVCEASAAGLLSLFPEHAWAS
- a CDS encoding class II aldolase/adducin family protein, translating into MKRPSTAFPRKARIGETALRRALIETCRAMNASGINQGTSGNASARLDGQRFLITPSGRDYDTMKPADLPVMTVDGRWTGPNRPSTEWRFHRDIFAARPDVDAIVHAHSSFATALACLRLDLPPFHYMIAVAGGDSIRCAPYATFGTQALSDHALAALEGRKACLLANHGLIATGATPRKALALAIEVETLCGMYLRARAVAEPTRLSADEMAGVIELFRTYGTPHFPDAELRRVASRTPRRR